The following proteins come from a genomic window of Streptomyces sp. GS7:
- a CDS encoding DNA glycosylase AlkZ-like family protein, producing MAKRQTARRSPLDAAPAAESDSESGGDGGSTQGGCPSAGDAPAPAPGPAAALLPALDPSPMGWRDHGFYLGPDHVPALFDRMGNIGPTVWWDGRIVGGWAQRKDGTLAWRLLDDLGREARTAIAAEAERMTAFLGERRFTPAYRTPLERELAS from the coding sequence ATCGCCAAGCGGCAGACAGCACGTCGATCCCCGCTTGATGCCGCACCTGCCGCAGAGTCGGACTCCGAGTCAGGCGGAGACGGCGGGAGCACGCAAGGCGGTTGTCCCTCAGCGGGTGACGCTCCCGCTCCCGCTCCCGGTCCCGCTGCCGCACTGCTGCCCGCGTTGGACCCGAGCCCCATGGGCTGGCGGGATCACGGCTTCTACCTCGGCCCCGACCACGTTCCCGCGCTTTTCGACCGGATGGGCAACATCGGGCCGACCGTGTGGTGGGACGGCCGGATCGTCGGCGGCTGGGCGCAGCGGAAGGACGGAACCCTGGCCTGGCGGCTGCTCGACGACCTCGGTCGGGAGGCCCGTACGGCCATCGCGGCCGAGGCGGAACGGATGACGGCCTTCCTCGGTGAGCGCCGCTTCACCCCCGCCTACCGCACCCCGTTGGAGCGCGAACTCGCCTCGTGA
- a CDS encoding protein kinase domain-containing protein: MGRDTMLGSRYELVERLGRGGMGTVHRAMDHRLRRTVAVKLMSPELAHHPESRARFQREAHAVAALNHPAVATIHDVGEEPDEEGEGPRPFLVMEYVAGRTLAEVLRTDPLSVAQAITVACEVLDALDHSHQHGIVHRDIKPSNIMLTGPTTIKVLDFGIAKALAEAATRLTGSGVAPGTPAYLSPEQISGVEIDHRADLYAMGCLLYELLTGAPPFQADSPFAVMHHHLFTEPVPLTRLSPQIPPAVAAVVARALRKNPAERFEDAAAMRTALADALGAASAPTMRADTLPTPTPTPAAAHSRSTTALRRLRAALRPSTAGALALIGSLLSLLCAGGDLVGTDHFGEVALAAGLSGLLALPFSPRLSSVVAWGPVAETIAVYSELRRAEDGWDRTYVGVAVLLAVTAALCLAGAARKRDASPYAVIVFWFSATASIWYFLDDLHKLFVFYLLLAVVTLAAAAQEAADRYRRRTADRRAAGEGRRARVGEAPPGRIRRPASHGDRQAADSTSIPA; this comes from the coding sequence GTGGGGCGGGACACCATGCTCGGAAGCCGCTATGAGCTCGTCGAGCGGCTCGGCCGCGGTGGTATGGGCACGGTCCACCGGGCGATGGACCACCGGCTGCGACGCACCGTCGCCGTCAAGCTGATGTCCCCGGAACTGGCCCACCATCCCGAATCGCGCGCCCGGTTCCAGCGCGAGGCGCACGCGGTGGCCGCCCTGAACCATCCGGCGGTCGCCACCATCCACGATGTCGGCGAGGAACCGGACGAGGAAGGGGAAGGCCCGCGGCCGTTCCTGGTGATGGAGTACGTGGCGGGCCGCACGCTCGCCGAGGTGCTGCGCACCGACCCGCTGTCGGTCGCACAGGCGATCACCGTGGCGTGCGAAGTGCTCGACGCCCTGGACCACAGCCACCAACACGGCATCGTGCACCGGGACATCAAACCGTCGAACATCATGCTCACCGGCCCCACGACGATAAAGGTGCTGGACTTCGGCATCGCCAAGGCCCTCGCCGAAGCCGCCACCCGTCTCACGGGCAGCGGGGTGGCCCCCGGCACGCCCGCCTACCTCTCCCCGGAGCAGATCAGCGGGGTGGAGATCGACCACCGGGCGGACCTGTACGCCATGGGCTGCCTGCTGTACGAACTCCTCACCGGGGCCCCGCCGTTCCAGGCGGATTCGCCGTTCGCCGTGATGCACCACCATCTGTTCACCGAGCCGGTGCCCCTCACCCGGCTCAGCCCGCAGATACCCCCCGCGGTGGCGGCGGTGGTCGCGCGGGCGCTGCGCAAGAACCCGGCGGAGCGCTTCGAGGATGCGGCGGCGATGCGTACGGCGCTGGCCGACGCGCTCGGCGCCGCATCGGCTCCGACGATGCGGGCGGACACGCTGCCGACTCCGACCCCGACCCCGGCCGCGGCGCACTCGCGCAGCACCACCGCCCTCCGCCGGCTCCGCGCCGCGCTCCGTCCCTCCACCGCGGGCGCGTTGGCACTGATCGGAAGCCTTCTGTCATTGCTGTGCGCCGGTGGCGACCTGGTCGGCACCGACCACTTCGGCGAAGTCGCCCTCGCGGCAGGGTTGTCGGGCCTGCTCGCCCTGCCGTTCTCGCCCCGGCTGTCCAGCGTTGTGGCCTGGGGCCCGGTGGCGGAGACCATCGCGGTCTACTCCGAACTGCGGCGCGCCGAAGACGGCTGGGACCGCACGTATGTGGGCGTCGCGGTGCTGCTCGCGGTGACCGCGGCCCTCTGCCTCGCCGGTGCCGCCCGCAAGCGCGACGCCAGTCCCTACGCCGTGATCGTCTTCTGGTTCAGCGCCACCGCGTCGATCTGGTACTTCCTCGACGACCTGCACAAGCTCTTCGTCTTCTACCTCCTCCTGGCCGTGGTGACCCTTGCGGCGGCGGCCCAGGAGGCCGCCGACCGGTACCGGCGGCGCACGGCGGACCGACGGGCAGCCGGCGAAGGCCGCCGCGCGCGGGTCGGCGAGGCGCCGCCCGGCCGGATCCGGCGACCGGCCTCCCACGGCGATCGCCAAGCGGCAGACAGCACGTCGATCCCCGCTTGA